The Microcystis aeruginosa NIES-843 sequence AGCAAGGACAAAAACAATATGGCAATATTCGAGATGTCATTCTTTTTTATACCAAATCAAATCGATGGAATTGGAATTGCCAATATTCATCTTACAGCGAGGAATATATTGAAAAAAACTATAGATTAGTGGAAGAAAAAACAGGTAGACGTTACTGTTTAGATAATTTGACAGCAGCTAAATCAGGTGGTGACGTTTCCTATGAGTTTTATGGAACTTATCCTTACAAGGGTCGTTACTGGGCATATTCTAAAGAAAACATGGAAAAATTTATGGCAGAAGGACGCTTATATTTTCCTAAAAATGGTGGTCCACCACGATATATTAGATACCTAGATGAAATGCCTGGAGTTACCTTACAAAATAACTGGGATGATATTTTTCCCTTAACCTCAAGTGCCAAAGAACGTCTGGGTTATCCCACGCAAAAACCGGAGGCATTGTTAGAAAGAATAATCAAAGCAAGTAGCAATAAAGGAGATGTAATTTTAGATGCCTATTGTGGGTGTGGAACGACGATCGCTGTAGCAGAGAGATTAGAGAGAAACTGGATTGGAATTGATATAACCTATCAGAGTATTAGCTTAATGTTAAAGCGATTAGAGGACTCCTTTGGTAAAAATGTTTTAGATAAAATTGAACTGAATGGTATTCCCAAAGATCTAGAATCAGCCAAAGCATTAGCCACTAAACCCGATGATCGTACCCGCAAAGAATTTGAGAAATGGGCGGTTTTAACCTATAGTAATAACCGGGCCGTAATTAATGACAAAAAAGGGGCAGATAAAGGAGTCGATGCCATTGCCTATTTTCAGGGAGATAAAGACAATCGGGAGAAAATTGTTTTTCAAGTAAAATCCGGTAATGTCAAATCGGGAGACATCAGAGATCTACAGGGAACCATGACACTACAAGGGGCAGCCCTGGGTATATTTATCACCTTGAAACCTCCTAGCAAAGATATGATCCAAACAGCCAAATCTGCGGGAATTTATCGCGGTCGTTATATGAGTCAAAGTGTCGATAAAATTGAGATTGTGACGGTACAAGAAATCCTTGAACAAAAAAAACGTCTCGATGTTATCCTCACCTTTGAAGTCCTGAAAGCTGCCGAAAAACAAAGGGAAACCCAAGGACAACAAATGAGTTTAGATATACCCTTCCCCGAATAAAAATCCTTTGTTTAAGTAGCTAGGTATTAAGTAGCTGGTTATAATTAAATTGAAGATAGATTTTGGGTTCGATCCCCCCTACCCCCCTTGATAAGGGGGGTGATTTCACGGTTTTGAACACCTAACTACTTAAAAATTGTCAGATGCTCCCCTTAATAAGGGGAGATAGGGTGATAATTTTGTTAAAATATAGGTCAGCCTTAACCTATAATTGAATTGAAAATGTATGATTCTACCTGTAAATTTATCGCCCTTGAATATTCGAGAGACTTGGCCACTTGGTTACTGGGTAAACCCTTAGAATTAACAGAAATTAAACCCTCGGAATTATCCCTAGAGCCAATTAGAGCCGATACTTTAATCTTTTTGGAGTCGGAAGAATTAATCTTACATATCGAGTTCCAAACCGACCCTAAAGAAGATATTCCCTATAGAATGCTAGATTATGCCACCAGACTCTATCGACGCTATCCCCGTAAACCTATCCATCAAGTGGTTATTTATCTAAGGAAAAGTGGCTCCCCCACAGTCCGACAGAATGATTATAAACAAGGGAAAACCTCTCATCAATTTGAAGTGATTAGACTTTGGGAACAACCCTCGGAACCCCTATTAAAGGCCCCCGGACTGTTTCCCTTTGCCATACTCGCTCAAGCTGAGAAACAAGAAAACTTACTGCGGCAAATTGCCCAAGAAATCGAGCAAATCAGCGATAGTCGAGAACAAAGTAATCTGGCCGCATCTACCGCAATTCTAGCCGGGTTAGTATTAGAGAAAGACATCATCCAACGATTATTGAGGAAAGACATCATGAAAGAATCCGTTATCTATCAAGAAATCTGGTCGGAAGGTTTACAAGAGGGACGACAAGAGGGACGACAAGAGGGACGACAAGAAGGAGAAGCTAACCTAGTTTTACGTCAATTAAATCGGCGTGTAGGGGACATTTCTCCCGAATTATTGCCCAATATCCGCAGTCTTGACCTAGAACAGTTAGAAAACTTGGGAGAAGCTTTGTTAGATTTTCAGTCACTACAGGATTTAGAACAATGGCTGGAAAATTGCCGAGCTAGTTAGTACAAGTAAACTAAATGCTGTCTATCCATTCCCATGGAAGCAGCAAGCTCTCAACTCCCTTGAGAGTAGTTAACACTTTAATCTATTCCGCGGTAGAGATCGGCGATGGCTAACTCTAGGTTAATACTTTGCAGGATCACCCGATCGCCTGTCTCGTAAATAGTCGTTTCCCATATCCCCAGAGAATTACGGCGACGGCATTCCACGCGCTGGATTTCTTGGGAAATTAATACATATTCTTCTAAAGTTTCTATCTGTTGATAATCTTGGAATTTTTCGCCCTTGTCAAAAGCGGCCGTACTGGGGGAAAGCACTTCCGCAATTAGTTTCGGATAGCGTTTCAGATAACGATCTTGGCGATCGCGCGGATCGCAGGTAACAAAAGCATCGGGATAGTAATAAAACTGATCTTGATAGTTAACCTTGACATTACCCGAGTGAAACCTACAGTCTGTAGAGTCGCCGAAATGTTCGTCAATGACTTTGAGAAAATTGAAGGCGATGCGCTCGTGATTATCCGTACCGCCGGCCATCGCATAAACCAAACCACGTCGGTA is a genomic window containing:
- a CDS encoding DNA methyltransferase, encoding MVNKLYYGDNLEVLRKYIKDESIDLCYIDPPFNSKRNYNQIYNNLGKEDQAQAQAFVDTWTWDNHANEALEEIQSNYQGKFTSQTIDLIDGLTKVLGKGSLLAYLVSMTLRIVEIHRVLKSTGSFYLHCDPTASHYLKIVLDTVFCPQGGDFKNEISWKRTTAHNDAKQGQKQYGNIRDVILFYTKSNRWNWNCQYSSYSEEYIEKNYRLVEEKTGRRYCLDNLTAAKSGGDVSYEFYGTYPYKGRYWAYSKENMEKFMAEGRLYFPKNGGPPRYIRYLDEMPGVTLQNNWDDIFPLTSSAKERLGYPTQKPEALLERIIKASSNKGDVILDAYCGCGTTIAVAERLERNWIGIDITYQSISLMLKRLEDSFGKNVLDKIELNGIPKDLESAKALATKPDDRTRKEFEKWAVLTYSNNRAVINDKKGADKGVDAIAYFQGDKDNREKIVFQVKSGNVKSGDIRDLQGTMTLQGAALGIFITLKPPSKDMIQTAKSAGIYRGRYMSQSVDKIEIVTVQEILEQKKRLDVILTFEVLKAAEKQRETQGQQMSLDIPFPE
- a CDS encoding Rpn family recombination-promoting nuclease/putative transposase, giving the protein MYDSTCKFIALEYSRDLATWLLGKPLELTEIKPSELSLEPIRADTLIFLESEELILHIEFQTDPKEDIPYRMLDYATRLYRRYPRKPIHQVVIYLRKSGSPTVRQNDYKQGKTSHQFEVIRLWEQPSEPLLKAPGLFPFAILAQAEKQENLLRQIAQEIEQISDSREQSNLAASTAILAGLVLEKDIIQRLLRKDIMKESVIYQEIWSEGLQEGRQEGRQEGRQEGEANLVLRQLNRRVGDISPELLPNIRSLDLEQLENLGEALLDFQSLQDLEQWLENCRAS
- a CDS encoding Uma2 family endonuclease; translation: MIAVPNYISPQEYLAIERQSQIRHEYRRGLVYAMAGGTDNHERIAFNFLKVIDEHFGDSTDCRFHSGNVKVNYQDQFYYYPDAFVTCDPRDRQDRYLKRYPKLIAEVLSPSTAAFDKGEKFQDYQQIETLEEYVLISQEIQRVECRRRNSLGIWETTIYETGDRVILQSINLELAIADLYRGID